Within the Candidatus Zixiibacteriota bacterium genome, the region CAGGACGTGGCGTGAGGTAAAAAGCCTCGGCTGGAAATTCATTCTCGCTTTTGTGCTTTTCTATCTGATCCGGGACAGCATTCTATACCTGCTGATTCCCTATCTGATTTACCGAGGCGTTATCGGCGGCTGACGATGACTATCGGCCGGTCTCTGTGTTTAACAGGTCCTGACCATTAAGGATTTTCAGACTCTGCTTTTGAGCCCATTCGTGTTCGGACTTCAGGCGCTTCAAATCGGCGGTTAGCCGCTCAATTTCCATCGTGGTCTCTTCGTTGTTAAGAAGTCCTGACCTCACTTGCCGCGAGATCATAAAACAGCGTTGCAGGATAAGTTCGTGGTCATTCATGAACCTTCGATGGATGTTGAAAAGCGCTTCGTGCGTATTTTTGATTCGAACAAGTTCGTCTTCCGATGTCAACTCCGAAGCAATGTTGTGAAGTTGCTTCTGAACATAAGCATCGACCGAGCGCATCCTGTTGCTCCGCCGTTTGAAATTCCTCTCTTCGCCAACAATTTTGTCGAGCAGCCTGAAGAGCCGCCGCTTGTTGACGGTGTTATGTTTTATCATTTGAGTTGCCCCCACGTGAATACCGTTGTTATTTCAATATGCGGACCGAACGGTCCAGTATCAAGCGAAAAAGCCGGCAGGGGACCTGCCGGCTTTTATTTTTCCACGGACCAGTTAGACTCTAAAATCCGTAAATCTGACGGTATTTGGCATTCATATAGTCAATTAACGGCTTGAAGGACAGTGGCTTACCCGTAACCTTCTCGGCCAGTTTGTTGGCCCGGTATCTTTGCCCCTGAAGATGAATCTTTTCGCGAAGCCACTCACGAAGCGTGCTGAAATTCCCGACCTCGAACTGTTTCATCAGGTCCGGCATTTCCTTTTGCGCCTGCGCGAAAAACTGAGCCGAATACAGGTTGCCCAGAGTGTAGGTCGGGAAATAACCCACATAACCGGCCGACCAGTGAACATCCTGCAGACAGCCATTGGCATCCTTGTCGACATCAATACCGAAGTATTTCTTAAACCGGCTGTTCCACTCGCCCGGAACATCGGCGGGCTTCAAATCTCCGGTTAGAAGCGGCCGTTCGAGTTCGAAGCGAAGGAGGATGTGAAGGTTGTAGGTAGCTTCATCGGCTTCAACGCGGATGTATGAAGGCCTCACATCGTTTATGGCGCCGTAGAAATCATCGAGCTTAACATCACCCAGGGCATTTTTGAAAATCCGCTGGGCCTGCGGGAAGAAATAAACCCAGAAAGCGCGCGAGCGCCCCACCTGATTCTCCCACATGCGTGATTGAGATTCGTGAATACCCAGGGAGACCGAGTCGCCCATGGGAGTGCCGAAATAATCTTTCTTGTTCAGCCCCATCTCGTACAGACCATGACCGGCCTCGTGCATGATCCCGAAGAGGGCGTCGTTGATCCGGTGCGGGTTATACCGTGTGGTAATACGGGTATCACCGTAGCCGATACCGGTACAGAACGGGTGAGTGGTGATATCGAGCCGCCCCTGATCAAAACCAAAACCCATGGCCGCCGCGACCGATTCGCCGAAAATGCGCTGAAGCTCGACATCATAGTCACGCTCCACAATGCTCTTATCAGGCTTGCGAGGCGCCCCCTGAATCTTACCCAGGAGTTCGACCAGTTCCTTTCTGAGATTGACGAAAACATCGACAATATCCGTGGTCTTCGCGCCAACCTCATAGTCGTCCAGAAGAGCGTCATACGGTTCGCCATCGTATCCATAGGCGTCGGCTTTCTTCTTCTGCAGGGCGATTACTTTCGCCAACCAGGGCTCGAAATGTTTGAAATCAGATTTCTTGCGGGCCTCGACCCACTCCCCCTGCGCCAGAGTCGTGACTTTGGTGATTTCCTCAACCAGATCCTTCGGAAGTTTGGTCTGCTTGTTGTAAAAGTGGCGCATTTCGCGCACGTTCACCGCCTCAACAGATTCCGGATCCTTGACCAGTTCGGATTGTTCCACCTGCGATAGCAGTTCCCCGACTCTGGGATCGGTCATCTTTTCGTGAGCCAGACCGGAGATCAGACCCAACTGATCCGCCCTATGATTGGCGCCGCCGCGCGGCATATAAGTACGCTCGTCCCAGCCCAGCACGGCGTTGCAAGAGTGAAGCAGGGACACCTCTTTCATCCGCCTGATGAGTTCGTCATAAGCCTGTTGCGTTGACATCAGAAAACTCCTTTGTATTCCAGGTCCAACAGTATTGTCGCCATGTTCGAAACAGCGCCTAAGATAAGAAAAAACTGCGCCCGGCGCAACCTGACGGTCAACATTAATGGCATTATTAATCTATTTTATCCCGTAAGAGAAGGCATTACCGGGTCGTCCGGCGAAAGAATCCGCAAGCGGCGATAAAGAGATTGTCCGCTTGCGACGGTTTAATTATATTGCCGGCTCGGGGACTAAAGTCAGCAAAGGATGTTTGTGGCACACGTTGTGAACGAAAAGGCCGACGCTCTTCTGGATAAGGAATTCAAAGTTCTTGACCACGGGTTTGTCCGACTGGTCGACTACATGGGCTCCGATGAATCAATTGTCCAGGCGGCCAGAGTAAGTTATGGCAAGGGGACCAAGAAAGTATCCGAGGACCGCGGCCTGATCCGATACCTGATGCGGCACCGTCACACCACCCCTTTTGAAATGGTCGAGTTCAAGTTTCACGTAAAACTCCCTATTTTTGTCGCCCGCCAATGGATACGGCACCGCACCGCCAGCGTCAATGAGTACTCCGGCCGATATTCGGTTATGAAAGAGGAATTTTACCTTCCACATCCGGAGGACATTCGCTACCAATCGACAGTCAACAAACAGGGTCGGTCTGAAGATGAAGTCCCCGAAGAACTCCAGCGGAAACTCCTCGATTATCTTGTTACATCACAAAAAGAAAGCTTCGACAGCTATATGAAATTCGTCGACGACGGCGTGGCCCGCGAACTCGCCCGCATTGCCCTGCCGCTCTCGATGTACACCGAATGGTACTGGAAAATCGACCTGCACAATCTTTTCCACTTTCTCAAATTGCGCATGGATCCCCACGCCCAGCAGGAATTTCAGCAGTACGCCGTCATAATGGCTAATATAGTTAAGACAGTCTGCCCGGTAGCATATGAAGCCTTCACGGACTATTCCGTAAACTCCGCCTATTTCTCCGGGCCCGAGTTGAACGTCCTCAAAAAGCATCTTGCTCAATGTGATTACGACATAGACGAGTTGGTAAATTTAGGGCTGTCCAAACGCGAAGCTGCCGAGTTTCTGGAAAAGCTTTCGAAAATCAGAGACATCTGAAGACCGCCCTGGCTTCGGCGGAAGTTAATCTCAAATCAGACGAAACTCCACCGTTTCGAATACTTTACCGTTAACGACAATATCCAGTTGATGTTTGCCCGGAAGATGTGTTCTGGTGCTGTGGTTGCGCAAAGAGTGCTTTGTAGCTATCGCTAAAACACCGTCCGCCGCAAGTTTCTTCTCGGTGAGTTTGAAGACTTTGGGGGAGAGCTTGCCGCTTTTTTTCACAAAATGAATCCGGTAATCTATTGCCAGCTTCTGGGCGCTCTTGCCAAGAGACACTACCTCAAAAGATATGGTGGCATCGGAGCCGATTTTTATCTTTTTCGGCGACAAAGTGAGGCCGCGTAGCGCTATCTTCGGATTGGCCGTAAATCCAAGCAACGAAAACACCCTCGGATCCCCTTTTTTGATCAGCGTTCGGCAGGCATGTTTGATGATCCAGTCGGTGTGCTTATGTCTATCTTTCTGCCACACCGTTGCGGTCTTGATAACCAGAGCGGGATGGTCTTTCGAGATGTCATTGAGATTGTTCGCCACCGCCTTTCTCACATACAAAGACTCATCCGCTTTGAGCTTTTCGAGAAGCTTTATAACCGGTCGCGGGTCCTTCTTGAACTGCTCGATATGGGCCGTCCAGACCCCTCTGGGGCGCGATCCCTCGGCAGCCAGGCGGCGAATGTGCTCGTTTGAGTTCTCCGCCCACATGCTCATCACCGAGAGCATCTTCGCCGGATCGCGATTTACATAAGGTCTTATGGCGAACTCAGCCGAACTGTATTGCGTGAGATCCCGCATGGCATCGACTGAGATGTCAAAATGTTCCAGTCCAAAAAGCTCGATATAGGACATGAGCGCCCAGTTCTCGAACCCTCCAAGATTCGGTGCGATTTTCCTGAAAATATTCATGACCCGGCTGTAGTCGGTCGGAAGAAAATCCCTGAGCGCCTCTGCGATTTTGAAGATTCGTTGCTTAAGTTCCAGCCTGGAAAAAGCGTCATTGGAGAGAGATTCCACAAAAGAAGATTGGTCGAATCCTTTGTGGACCCGACCAATCTCGCCGGCAATCTTGCTTATTGACGCCCTGTTCAGGTAGTCTTTCCACAGACCGCTTTCGGGCTTGTTGTTGTTCTCAGGCGGCATAACTTAAGAAAGTGAATCCGCCAGCTTGACGAATTCATCCACATCGGCCAGCGACCTGTTGATGGCATCGACCCAGAAATCTTCTTTGGTCAGATCGACCCCGAGGTATTTCTGAGCCATTTGCTCTGTGGTCATGCTGCCGGTCTCCGCCAGAAGCGCCTTGTACTGTCTGGCGAACGCGGGACCCTCCTTTTTAGCGCGGTCGTAAACACCGCCGGCGAAGAGATACCCGAAAGTATAGGGAAAATTGTAAAATGGCTGGTCGCTGATGTAGAAATGGAGCTTCGAGCACCAGAAGAGCGGATGATACCCGGACTCATCGAGCAGCCCGCAGAAAGCCTTCTTCTGAGCCTCAACCATAAGCTCGCTCAACTGATCCGGACCGACCACTCCGTGTTTACGCTCTTCGTAGAAGGCGCGGTCGAACAGGTAGCGGCAATGAAGATCAGTGAACATTACATAAGCGCTCTGGAGCTTCTGCTCCACCAGCATCAATTTTTCCTGCGGGTCGGTCGCTTGCGCCAGGGCAGCATCGTTGACGAGAGTCTCTGCGAAGATTGACGCAGTCTCGGCGAGGTTCATCGGGTAAATGGTGGAAAAATACGGTT harbors:
- a CDS encoding carboxypeptidase M32 encodes the protein MSTQQAYDELIRRMKEVSLLHSCNAVLGWDERTYMPRGGANHRADQLGLISGLAHEKMTDPRVGELLSQVEQSELVKDPESVEAVNVREMRHFYNKQTKLPKDLVEEITKVTTLAQGEWVEARKKSDFKHFEPWLAKVIALQKKKADAYGYDGEPYDALLDDYEVGAKTTDIVDVFVNLRKELVELLGKIQGAPRKPDKSIVERDYDVELQRIFGESVAAAMGFGFDQGRLDITTHPFCTGIGYGDTRITTRYNPHRINDALFGIMHEAGHGLYEMGLNKKDYFGTPMGDSVSLGIHESQSRMWENQVGRSRAFWVYFFPQAQRIFKNALGDVKLDDFYGAINDVRPSYIRVEADEATYNLHILLRFELERPLLTGDLKPADVPGEWNSRFKKYFGIDVDKDANGCLQDVHWSAGYVGYFPTYTLGNLYSAQFFAQAQKEMPDLMKQFEVGNFSTLREWLREKIHLQGQRYRANKLAEKVTGKPLSFKPLIDYMNAKYRQIYGF
- the thyX gene encoding FAD-dependent thymidylate synthase yields the protein MAHVVNEKADALLDKEFKVLDHGFVRLVDYMGSDESIVQAARVSYGKGTKKVSEDRGLIRYLMRHRHTTPFEMVEFKFHVKLPIFVARQWIRHRTASVNEYSGRYSVMKEEFYLPHPEDIRYQSTVNKQGRSEDEVPEELQRKLLDYLVTSQKESFDSYMKFVDDGVARELARIALPLSMYTEWYWKIDLHNLFHFLKLRMDPHAQQEFQQYAVIMANIVKTVCPVAYEAFTDYSVNSAYFSGPELNVLKKHLAQCDYDIDELVNLGLSKREAAEFLEKLSKIRDI
- a CDS encoding DNA alkylation repair protein, with the protein product MPPENNNKPESGLWKDYLNRASISKIAGEIGRVHKGFDQSSFVESLSNDAFSRLELKQRIFKIAEALRDFLPTDYSRVMNIFRKIAPNLGGFENWALMSYIELFGLEHFDISVDAMRDLTQYSSAEFAIRPYVNRDPAKMLSVMSMWAENSNEHIRRLAAEGSRPRGVWTAHIEQFKKDPRPVIKLLEKLKADESLYVRKAVANNLNDISKDHPALVIKTATVWQKDRHKHTDWIIKHACRTLIKKGDPRVFSLLGFTANPKIALRGLTLSPKKIKIGSDATISFEVVSLGKSAQKLAIDYRIHFVKKSGKLSPKVFKLTEKKLAADGVLAIATKHSLRNHSTRTHLPGKHQLDIVVNGKVFETVEFRLI